One window from the genome of Fulvivirga lutea encodes:
- the radC gene encoding RadC family protein has translation MKINPTNLGIKNWAEEDRPREKLLLKGKASLSEAELIAILLGSGTKTLSAVDLAKQILAAHGNNLNELARLSVKELTKFKGIGEAKAISIVAALELGRRRNDSEVIRKPKITSSKDVFEIMKADLLDLQHEEFWVLLLNRSNLIIKKQLISSGGVSGTVADPKLIFKSALEELASGLILIHNHPSSNLKPSQQDINLTKKMVDAGRLLEIPVLDHVIFTNESYFSFADEGMM, from the coding sequence ATGAAAATAAACCCTACTAACCTAGGCATAAAAAACTGGGCCGAAGAAGACCGCCCCAGGGAAAAACTACTACTCAAAGGAAAAGCTTCCTTATCGGAGGCTGAACTTATTGCCATCCTGCTTGGCTCGGGTACCAAAACGTTGAGTGCCGTTGACTTAGCGAAGCAAATACTTGCCGCCCATGGCAATAACCTAAATGAATTGGCGCGCCTCAGTGTCAAAGAATTAACAAAATTTAAGGGCATTGGTGAGGCCAAAGCCATTAGTATTGTAGCTGCTTTAGAGCTTGGTCGTAGAAGAAATGATTCTGAGGTTATTCGCAAACCCAAAATCACTTCATCGAAAGATGTGTTTGAAATTATGAAAGCAGACCTTTTGGACCTGCAGCATGAAGAATTTTGGGTGTTGCTTCTTAACAGAAGCAACCTCATTATTAAAAAACAATTGATCAGCAGTGGTGGTGTTTCAGGAACTGTTGCTGATCCAAAACTTATTTTCAAGTCTGCTTTAGAAGAGTTGGCCTCGGGTCTTATACTTATTCACAACCATCCATCGTCTAATTTAAAGCCAAGCCAACAAGATATTAACCTTACCAAAAAGATGGTTGATGCCGGCAGGCTTTTAGAAATTCCTGTTTTAGATCATGTGATATTCACCAATGAAAGCTATTTTAGCTTCGCAGATGAAGGCATGATGTAA
- a CDS encoding Ig-like domain-containing protein — translation MVRNTLFILLMMCSLVGYTQNENLASTNVFRIKLKPQYATILEKNPNKSTPNLAKAQTGISSLDALNSKNNISFLKPVFTKGGKFEARRRKFGLHLWYEVHIAPESSTNFDNVISQYKEEISITNVEPVYKKANYRIDGVPYGPIEIKNKNTVSLNSVFNDPRIGEQWHYDNNGQTSGTVDADIDLPEAWDVNSGSSEVIVSIHDGGIDYDHEDLYDNMWVNEAELNGSNGVDDDGNGYVDDIYGYNFVYDEGNVIPDVDGHGTHVAGTVAAVNNNGIGVAGVAGGGNGNSGVSLMSCQVFVSGGGGFAESYAYAADNGAVISQNSWGYTSPGTFEQSVLDAIDYFIANAGYDEVGNPVGPMQGGLVIFASGNDDDNGQYYPGYYEPILAVAATNHNDQKSYYSNYGSWVDIAAPGGETFTTTEGVLSTLPNNSYGFFQGTSMACPHVSGVAALIVSEYGGSGLTPDQVRFRLTETVDDIDGANPSYVGQLGSGRMNAFAALLTDDGIAPDAIVDLVAGEIRHDQITLNWTAPIDVDNGSASLYEIRVSSTPISEGNFSSAQLLTSMSAQLAGSMEEFIVDELNATTTYYFAIKSFDFFSNESEISNLLEVTTSNPPIIEVSPLTLNETLYTGEFSTQFVTISNEGEGVLEYTLALSPQGFTPTKTILNESPIFEGLDKPHAKSYVSENQKIYQEGSFIHNTTLSSELMSVEELTEILNNLNESFTEITELIPNSYDFSGGESGNSISDGGNDMYDGGNRISTNLGSDISYTGSNVQSSFAFGSESYFTAKFPGLFILSADINNINYFEITGNLGADGGGSMDAAVLSISKGGRNYLGFVKRVYGTSDPSVNHLIIVEDNGSVNHEFSTDTDNDYHRILDLNNISRIHYLLYAGASGGYIDNSDALQIMSAYLELVDVTSGVTIDEISGTVSAGMSNQVPITFDARGIDPGQYLNDIIISSNDVATGDVTVTTELNVEGAPNLITNSELIDLGNVFINIEQDTAFYIINNGNEQLEISNITSASPDMAVGVTTATVLPSDSIYIPVSYSISTLGDFEIALSIASNDANDPIVEFIIGGTAIEPPVISIDPVSLTENLFTGEQSTQAIEITNSGASELAFNLNFSSVSVNTTQNIVSDKFLTEEIVKGSTSEIVTNTLVNPSTDNFGQSNILVIQNRAAWGLDLAEFFLESFSINADVINSSSISSTNLSGYDLIITSGGQTDSYYQDITNNVALFENFVTNGGHIQYQLATMGIDAVLAGGVVSEYGNNENFNVITDLNHPISASLPEVLEGNSANHNILSNLPINSTIISQTASSGLPTTVEYNLGRGKVVATGMTWEFLWINNYNSAMMLVNASEYMLSSNSSIIYSETQEGIIAPNSSTIIEILFDATGLNGGTYESIMNIVSNDPYNTLIDLPITLNVTGAADVQIDENNLNFGELFVGATKRDSVLISNVGTDELTFSSISNSISEFDLTIGDLNIPAGGSEYIYVEFTPSSAINYSDEIILNSNDPDESSLIISLEGIGLEPPIINVNPTSFNENLFTGDQVSRTITITNTGGSTLLIGKSARTSSVNNTIEAVYDNNPYLELKSEYDDFVQLESNNITMESNSGGRLFALNSINSEIVELDLESGDIINSFMAPESISLGPDGLAFDGNYLYFVNSFGSGNIYQLDASDGTILNSKNIGGNLFDALGFSGEYIYALDYGSDLIYIIDYELAEIVTTLNLGVPIGGGLSFGGDRETFFVNDFGNTIYEVNTSGEVLNSFQPPSSIYGLGYSNAGNVLFASASTSNTIFVIEPNTGEVLYSVEAASSSALAADEAGSSWISFNPKSGEVEPGNSFEILVEFDATGLEGGVYESIINIESNDPLNPLVEVPVTLNVTGAPNIQLSTTEINFEDIFMTTSKIDSLIIQNSGSEVLNISQVNIPEGFEVQYEFQQMPIGSEQKMYITFNPQDAKLYSGEIEIVSDDPDSPSVTIDVSGLGLNVPVIDVNKSLVLESLISNQSSTRSITLLNTGQGNLEYSIRIQNDERDGSNGGRNGSTIGFYADSTRYTKSPEGLESLVGLNGIGDTLLIANSFYPNTTGMVSVGSELYIVSYLSRELIVYNTESGTETERFTIHLEPYGIAWDGEYLWIGDYVGNVYGYALNGQLIGSFSMPFSTYPSITWHGGNFIANPIFTYNPLVFEIDNSGAILAQYSSDNLSGELNNLVYSNYEDVFIGLDNSYNKIFSFRMSSSQVEVIEAINYDSYQFGYSISHNGDDLMYLSWDGDYLLIDDGIQQLVWLEINPKSGNISSNGSQQIELLFNGTGLDEGEYKALLTIVSNDPSTPVLTVSVVLNICANEADEPVSLISPIDDHEIILGDGKLLVDLDEHFNASTDIDFQTSVNNQEIGIIEINGPILSYLAENIGNVTIEVEAFDEQCGKASDAFDISVIEVTSLKDNSSELIFYPNPVGDRLVISGLDGRYKSIKIVNMNGIKLEERVLDTTTTEINIETSNYNPGVYMLIMLGENDLQEKIRIVVMH, via the coding sequence TTGGTAAGAAACACTCTCTTTATTCTTCTAATGATGTGCTCATTGGTTGGATATACTCAGAATGAAAATTTAGCATCTACGAACGTATTTAGGATTAAGCTAAAACCTCAATATGCCACTATTCTGGAAAAAAATCCTAATAAAAGTACCCCAAACTTAGCTAAAGCTCAAACAGGTATATCGTCATTGGATGCCCTAAATAGCAAAAATAATATCTCATTCCTCAAACCAGTGTTTACTAAAGGCGGAAAGTTTGAAGCCAGAAGAAGAAAGTTTGGTTTGCACTTATGGTATGAGGTACACATCGCACCAGAATCATCTACTAATTTTGATAATGTAATTTCTCAGTATAAGGAGGAGATTTCTATTACCAATGTAGAACCAGTCTACAAAAAGGCAAATTATAGAATTGATGGCGTACCCTACGGCCCGATAGAAATTAAAAATAAAAATACAGTTTCTCTGAACTCTGTATTTAACGACCCAAGAATTGGAGAACAGTGGCACTATGACAATAATGGCCAAACTTCAGGCACTGTTGATGCAGATATTGATTTACCTGAGGCATGGGATGTCAACTCTGGTAGCAGCGAAGTAATTGTATCTATACATGATGGTGGAATAGATTATGATCATGAAGACCTGTATGATAATATGTGGGTTAATGAAGCAGAACTTAACGGTTCAAATGGAGTCGATGATGATGGAAATGGCTATGTAGATGATATCTATGGTTACAACTTTGTTTATGATGAGGGAAACGTTATTCCCGATGTTGATGGACATGGAACCCATGTGGCAGGTACTGTTGCAGCAGTTAATAACAATGGTATAGGTGTCGCTGGTGTCGCTGGTGGTGGAAATGGCAATAGCGGTGTAAGCCTTATGTCTTGCCAGGTATTTGTTAGTGGTGGAGGTGGTTTTGCTGAATCATACGCATATGCCGCTGATAATGGCGCAGTAATTTCACAAAACAGCTGGGGTTATACATCGCCAGGTACTTTTGAACAATCAGTTTTAGATGCGATAGATTATTTTATAGCCAATGCTGGGTATGATGAGGTAGGGAACCCTGTTGGCCCAATGCAGGGTGGACTTGTTATTTTTGCCTCAGGTAATGATGATGATAACGGTCAGTATTATCCTGGATATTACGAACCTATTTTAGCAGTAGCAGCTACTAATCATAACGATCAGAAGTCCTATTATTCTAATTATGGTTCATGGGTTGATATCGCGGCTCCAGGAGGTGAAACATTTACAACCACTGAAGGTGTATTGAGTACATTACCTAATAATAGTTATGGGTTCTTCCAAGGAACATCTATGGCCTGTCCACATGTGTCTGGTGTTGCGGCATTAATTGTGTCTGAATATGGAGGGAGTGGTTTAACGCCTGACCAAGTGAGGTTCAGGCTAACTGAGACTGTTGATGACATAGATGGTGCTAATCCTAGCTATGTTGGTCAATTAGGATCCGGACGTATGAATGCCTTTGCAGCATTATTGACTGATGATGGAATTGCTCCTGATGCTATAGTAGATTTAGTTGCTGGAGAGATTAGGCATGACCAGATTACTTTGAATTGGACAGCCCCTATTGATGTAGATAATGGATCGGCTTCCTTATATGAAATTAGGGTGAGTAGCACACCTATTAGTGAAGGTAATTTCTCTAGTGCACAACTTCTTACTTCCATGTCAGCTCAATTGGCTGGATCAATGGAAGAGTTTATTGTAGATGAGCTAAATGCAACTACCACTTATTACTTTGCTATCAAGTCATTTGATTTCTTTAGTAATGAATCAGAAATATCTAATTTACTTGAAGTGACAACTTCAAATCCACCAATTATTGAGGTATCTCCGTTAACTCTTAATGAAACATTATATACTGGCGAATTTTCTACCCAGTTTGTTACCATATCTAACGAAGGTGAAGGTGTTTTAGAATATACTTTGGCTTTAAGTCCTCAAGGCTTTACTCCAACAAAAACGATTTTGAATGAATCACCAATATTTGAAGGTTTGGATAAACCCCATGCGAAAAGCTATGTAAGTGAAAACCAAAAGATTTATCAAGAAGGTTCATTCATACATAACACCACACTAAGCAGCGAATTAATGTCTGTTGAAGAGCTTACTGAGATTTTGAATAACCTGAATGAGTCATTTACAGAAATTACTGAACTGATACCAAACTCCTATGACTTTAGTGGTGGTGAATCAGGAAATTCAATTAGTGATGGTGGAAACGATATGTACGATGGTGGAAATAGAATTAGTACAAATTTAGGATCTGATATTAGCTACACAGGATCAAATGTTCAAAGCTCATTTGCATTTGGTTCGGAGTCTTATTTTACTGCCAAATTCCCTGGGCTCTTTATTCTGTCGGCTGATATAAATAATATTAATTATTTCGAGATAACAGGAAATCTTGGTGCGGATGGTGGCGGAAGTATGGATGCTGCTGTATTGAGTATATCTAAGGGTGGTAGAAATTACCTAGGGTTTGTAAAAAGAGTTTATGGAACATCAGATCCCTCGGTAAACCATTTAATAATTGTTGAAGATAACGGGTCAGTAAATCATGAATTCTCGACAGACACTGACAATGATTATCATAGAATTCTTGACTTAAATAATATATCAAGAATCCATTATTTGCTTTATGCAGGGGCTAGTGGAGGATATATTGATAATTCAGATGCTTTACAAATTATGAGTGCCTATTTGGAATTGGTTGACGTTACTTCAGGTGTAACCATAGATGAAATATCTGGCACAGTGTCAGCAGGCATGTCAAATCAGGTTCCTATTACATTTGATGCACGAGGAATTGATCCAGGTCAATACTTAAATGATATTATCATTAGCAGCAACGATGTGGCTACTGGCGATGTGACAGTTACTACTGAACTTAATGTTGAAGGTGCTCCAAATTTGATTACAAATAGTGAGTTAATTGATTTGGGTAATGTGTTTATAAATATTGAGCAAGACACAGCGTTTTACATTATAAATAATGGAAATGAGCAGTTAGAAATTTCTAATATTACTAGTGCTAGTCCGGATATGGCGGTGGGTGTAACAACAGCCACTGTGTTACCTTCCGATAGCATTTATATACCTGTTAGCTATTCAATTTCAACACTAGGTGATTTTGAAATTGCTTTATCTATCGCCAGTAATGACGCAAACGATCCAATTGTAGAATTTATAATTGGAGGAACTGCCATTGAGCCACCTGTCATAAGTATTGATCCTGTTTCATTAACGGAAAATCTATTTACTGGAGAACAAAGTACACAAGCCATTGAAATAACGAATTCTGGCGCCAGTGAATTGGCATTTAATTTGAATTTTAGTTCAGTTTCAGTTAATACAACCCAAAATATTGTTTCTGATAAATTTTTAACTGAAGAAATAGTCAAAGGAAGTACTAGTGAAATAGTGACAAATACATTGGTTAATCCTTCAACAGATAATTTTGGTCAAAGCAATATTCTTGTTATTCAAAATAGGGCTGCATGGGGTCTTGATTTGGCAGAATTCTTTTTGGAAAGCTTCTCAATTAATGCCGATGTTATTAATAGTAGTAGTATTTCATCTACTAACCTCTCTGGCTATGATCTGATTATTACGAGTGGAGGACAAACTGATTCATATTATCAAGATATCACTAATAACGTAGCTTTATTTGAAAATTTTGTAACGAATGGTGGCCATATACAATATCAACTCGCAACTATGGGAATAGATGCTGTATTAGCTGGCGGAGTAGTTTCTGAGTATGGTAATAATGAAAATTTCAATGTAATTACCGATTTAAATCACCCTATAAGTGCCTCACTTCCAGAGGTCCTTGAAGGTAATTCTGCAAATCACAATATTCTTTCCAATCTACCTATAAACTCAACAATTATATCTCAAACGGCTTCAAGTGGACTTCCCACTACTGTTGAATATAACTTAGGAAGAGGCAAAGTAGTTGCAACAGGGATGACATGGGAATTTTTATGGATTAATAATTACAATTCCGCAATGATGCTTGTAAATGCCTCTGAATATATGTTGAGTTCAAATTCTTCAATAATATATTCAGAAACGCAAGAAGGTATTATAGCTCCTAATTCATCAACTATTATAGAAATATTGTTTGACGCAACAGGCTTAAATGGTGGTACTTATGAGTCTATAATGAATATAGTCTCGAATGATCCATATAATACTTTAATTGATCTTCCTATTACTTTAAATGTTACAGGTGCTGCTGATGTTCAAATTGACGAAAACAATTTGAATTTTGGAGAATTATTTGTGGGCGCCACTAAACGTGATTCAGTACTTATATCAAATGTTGGAACTGATGAACTAACGTTTAGTTCGATTTCAAATTCAATATCAGAGTTTGATCTAACAATAGGTGACCTAAATATACCCGCTGGCGGTTCGGAGTATATATATGTAGAATTTACGCCTTCAAGTGCAATAAATTATTCAGACGAAATAATACTTAATTCTAATGATCCTGATGAATCTTCCTTAATTATTTCATTGGAGGGTATTGGTTTAGAGCCACCAATAATTAATGTTAATCCGACTTCATTCAACGAGAATTTGTTTACAGGTGATCAAGTTAGCAGGACAATAACGATTACTAATACCGGTGGATCAACATTATTGATTGGAAAAAGTGCCAGAACTAGTAGCGTAAATAACACAATTGAAGCGGTCTATGATAATAACCCTTATTTAGAATTGAAGTCAGAATATGATGATTTTGTTCAATTAGAATCAAATAATATTACCATGGAATCAAACTCAGGTGGTCGGTTGTTCGCTTTGAATTCAATAAATTCTGAAATCGTGGAACTTGATCTGGAGTCTGGAGATATCATAAATTCGTTTATGGCTCCTGAGTCAATTTCATTAGGTCCTGATGGATTGGCTTTTGACGGGAATTACTTATATTTTGTGAATTCATTTGGATCGGGTAACATTTATCAACTTGACGCAAGTGATGGCACTATATTAAATTCAAAAAATATTGGAGGTAACTTATTTGATGCACTAGGTTTTTCAGGAGAATACATCTATGCCTTGGATTATGGCTCTGATTTAATATATATCATAGATTATGAATTGGCTGAGATTGTAACTACTTTGAATTTAGGAGTACCAATTGGTGGAGGCTTAAGTTTTGGAGGAGATAGAGAAACATTTTTTGTCAATGACTTTGGAAACACAATTTATGAGGTAAATACTAGCGGTGAAGTTCTCAATTCTTTTCAGCCACCAAGTTCTATATACGGCTTGGGATATTCAAATGCAGGTAATGTTCTTTTTGCGTCTGCCTCAACTAGTAATACAATTTTTGTCATTGAACCCAATACTGGAGAAGTTCTTTATTCAGTTGAAGCTGCATCGAGTTCAGCCTTGGCAGCAGATGAGGCAGGTTCCTCATGGATTAGTTTTAATCCCAAATCAGGAGAGGTAGAACCGGGAAATTCTTTTGAAATACTCGTAGAATTTGATGCTACAGGTTTAGAAGGAGGCGTTTATGAGTCCATCATAAATATTGAGTCAAATGACCCATTAAATCCTTTGGTAGAAGTGCCTGTCACCCTTAATGTTACTGGGGCGCCAAATATTCAATTGTCTACTACTGAAATAAATTTCGAGGATATTTTTATGACTACTTCAAAAATAGATTCATTAATAATACAAAATAGTGGTTCAGAGGTATTGAATATATCACAGGTAAATATCCCTGAAGGTTTTGAAGTACAATACGAATTTCAGCAGATGCCAATTGGCTCTGAGCAGAAAATGTATATTACCTTTAATCCACAAGATGCAAAGTTATATTCTGGAGAAATTGAAATAGTATCAGACGATCCTGACTCACCAAGTGTGACAATTGATGTATCTGGTTTAGGATTAAATGTGCCGGTTATAGATGTTAATAAATCACTTGTTCTTGAAAGTTTGATTAGCAACCAGAGTTCAACAAGATCAATCACACTTTTAAATACTGGGCAAGGTAACTTAGAATATTCTATCAGAATTCAAAATGATGAAAGGGATGGATCAAATGGTGGAAGGAATGGGTCAACAATTGGATTTTATGCCGATTCAACAAGATACACAAAATCTCCTGAAGGATTAGAATCATTAGTTGGTCTAAATGGAATTGGTGATACCTTATTAATAGCCAATAGTTTCTACCCCAATACTACCGGAATGGTTTCAGTTGGGAGCGAGCTATATATAGTATCCTATCTTAGTCGTGAACTAATTGTTTACAATACAGAATCAGGTACGGAAACTGAACGATTTACGATACACTTGGAGCCATATGGCATTGCCTGGGATGGAGAATATTTATGGATTGGTGACTATGTGGGTAATGTCTATGGTTATGCATTAAATGGTCAATTAATTGGCTCATTTAGTATGCCATTTTCTACCTATCCTTCGATTACCTGGCACGGAGGCAATTTTATAGCTAATCCGATTTTTACCTATAATCCCTTAGTATTCGAAATTGATAATTCAGGAGCTATTCTTGCGCAATATAGTTCTGATAATTTATCTGGTGAACTAAATAATCTTGTTTATAGTAATTATGAAGATGTTTTTATTGGCTTAGACAATTCTTATAACAAAATTTTCAGTTTTAGAATGTCAAGTAGTCAGGTAGAAGTTATTGAAGCCATAAACTATGATTCCTACCAATTTGGTTATTCGATCTCGCATAACGGGGATGATTTGATGTATTTATCTTGGGATGGAGATTATCTTTTGATTGATGATGGAATTCAACAACTAGTTTGGTTAGAAATAAATCCAAAATCTGGCAATATTTCCAGCAATGGTAGCCAGCAGATTGAATTGCTTTTTAATGGAACTGGACTGGATGAAGGAGAATACAAGGCCTTATTAACAATTGTTTCTAATGATCCATCAACCCCAGTATTAACAGTAAGTGTTGTTTTAAATATTTGCGCAAATGAAGCAGATGAGCCTGTTAGTCTAATTTCACCAATTGATGACCATGAAATAATATTAGGTGATGGCAAATTATTAGTTGATTTAGACGAACACTTCAACGCATCAACGGATATTGATTTTCAAACAAGTGTAAACAATCAAGAAATAGGGATAATTGAGATAAACGGGCCTATACTTTCTTATTTGGCAGAAAATATTGGCAATGTAACAATAGAAGTAGAGGCCTTTGACGAGCAATGTGGTAAGGCATCTGATGCGTTTGACATCAGTGTTATTGAAGTTACTTCTTTGAAGGATAATTCGAGTGAGTTAATTTTCTACCCAAACCCTGTTGGAGACAGGCTTGTAATAAGTGGATTAGATGGTAGGTATAAGTCCATTAAGATCGTTAATATGAACGGGATTAAATTAGAAGAAAGGGTATTGGATACCACTACAACAGAGATAAATATTGAAACTTCTAACTATAATCCTGGTGTGTATATGCTAATTATGTTAGGCGAAAATGATCTTCAGGAAAAGATAAGAATAGTTGTAATGCATTAA
- a CDS encoding DUF1684 domain-containing protein, whose translation MIYSFSGGQTTEEYIAEIEEEREEQDIFMRNSSESPFYKKTDTYNGLKHYPIDIKYKINAKFIEPPAKNIRKLPTNDDSFREYLEYGYAEFTLFDKKQSLLILENVEDEKLFLAFGDETSAETTYGAGRYLDVTHSGGNSITLDFNLAYNPYCAYSDEFSCPLPPRENLLSVPIEAGEKTYN comes from the coding sequence ATGATTTATTCATTCTCTGGTGGCCAAACTACAGAAGAATACATCGCTGAGATTGAAGAAGAACGTGAAGAGCAAGATATATTCATGCGAAACTCCAGTGAATCGCCTTTCTACAAAAAAACAGACACTTATAACGGCCTCAAGCACTACCCCATCGATATTAAGTATAAAATCAACGCCAAGTTTATTGAGCCCCCTGCAAAAAACATTAGAAAGCTACCCACTAACGATGATTCATTCAGGGAGTACCTGGAATATGGTTATGCTGAATTTACCCTGTTCGATAAAAAACAAAGCCTGTTAATTTTAGAAAATGTTGAGGATGAAAAACTGTTTCTTGCCTTTGGTGATGAGACCAGTGCCGAAACTACATACGGTGCCGGCCGATACCTTGACGTAACCCATAGTGGCGGCAATTCAATCACCTTAGATTTTAACCTGGCTTATAATCCTTATTGCGCTTATTCTGATGAATTTAGCTGTCCGTTACCACCTCGGGAAAACCTTTTGTCCGTACCAATAGAGGCCGGTGAAAAAACTTATAATTAA